In the genome of Lactuca sativa cultivar Salinas chromosome 3, Lsat_Salinas_v11, whole genome shotgun sequence, the window GGAAAATGCGAAACAAATAACCTGGAGTTGATGATAATTCGCATCTGGTATTTGATTAATTGGGTGGAACATGCGAAGGGATGCGAAGGGTGTGGGAATGAAAATGCGAAGCATTCCCTGTTAATCATTCAATGAAGAAGAAAACACACATGTTTCGCAattagtccctgaaatttcaaaaACGTAGCAAAATTAACCCGACTTCGCAAAATGGCAATAAAAGCTGAAAAAAtgcagaattttcagttttggtccttgCGGTTTGTGCGAATTAacgctttatgcccggtttcgcaaatgggctagagtttcgcatatttgactgtttttggcgcaacgggtccctgcaagtttcagaaagtgacaatatctacccggattttgaaaaatcttgcaactttcactcaaaaagtcaaaatttttcataaattggaaattttttgtggctttttcgtgattgtttttccgtgcaagatttttggtgattcatttttggtacacatcaagggggagtattgtaaagattattcctcgggcgcgtctcatccttagtgggttttataatcattttttgattataaaaagggggagaatgatgggtattcgaagcttctcgggtttgtcaaatattcatttgcggatttgaagaccggtgttacttcgagggggagtttggtcttgatcgcactagctcgttggagattaaagtcggacatccaatcctaactttgagggggagaatgttagggtgcaaagtcatgcttggatgtaatgtttaggctttcctctttgtatgtgtaaatgggttgagtcttttcctataaataggaagtgagtgactcccattatgtaagagtccatatggagtgttagactagagagagaatttgtatacaaacccatttgtataatatttctagatctaataagagcttacaaagatttttttactccttgtgttcttgaatttgtatgatgaatcactagatcttttctaattccgcacatgccatcagaatcaacaccactacaccaAACAAAAATATAAAGCATGTAATCAACTCCAAACTCTAAGCCTGCAAATCGAAACCCATATTACATGGGAGAAGAAAGAGGATTCAGATCGATGTCTAAGGTGGTCACTCTAACTCTTGTTGCTCGCAAAGAACCAGAAAAATCAAACCAAAATTCTATCCAGCACCACCACCGGATCGACGAGTAAGGGCccatttcttttcagaaaatgaaataaatatcaAAGACATTATGATCATTTCAAATTTGACACAAATTAAAATTGCAACAAAATCATGTCCTAAAACATACAATTTTGAAACAAATGATGATACAAATTAGTTTTTGGAAATAAAAACTAACCTGTTCTTTTGTCACCTGTACAACGAAGATTCTTATAATTTACTATAGATCTAGATGTGATCAAATCACAAGGACGATTGTGTAATTTAGTCTTTATGAAATTTTATGAAGCCCGTACAAACGACcctttaaaatataatataatttcataaaagaaattgcAACAAACAAAAAAGCTTACATATTCGTCTTCAATGGCGATGCTACACCGAATATCATACCACTGCAACTAAATGTCAATGGCCTGTACGACTCCCATCCACAAACCCCCCAATATATTCACACAAAAACCTCCCAAACCAATCACAAACTCCATCAATGACGCAACAGCAACATGGAACGACATACAACGACGATTGTCATTCTCTATGAAGATTCTTTGAGAAAGCGAACAAGATTCAAACGCAGAATTACACTCTCTTACATTTCGATCAGTTTGTTATTTGTATGATAAACTGATTGAAATAGAAGTAGGGGAGATTAATCATTAATGGAAGAAGAATTTCCAGGTTCAATTGGTACAAGCGCAAGCTTAGCCTTAAGATTGGGGCAAACGCTCTTCTCTGTTGCTTCTCTTCTTTTCATGTGCGTCGGAGTTCAATTCTACGCTTATACTTCTTTCTGGTACTTTTTCCTTCGTTAATTCGATTTAATTCGTAAATTTCTCAAGTAGATTGTTCTAGTAATCGAGCTAAGTTCTAATTACGACAAATCGTGATATTTAGCTAGGGTTCCTATTAACGATGATATGATCAAATTGCTAAAAATAAATCGAATTGAAATTATTCAACAACAAGCCCGATCGACTGTAAATTTGTTGATTTTTATCAAAATAACAAACAAACCATGATTTTCTAGGATCATCTTCGAACAAGATTGAGAATTCGAGATCTTCATGGTTACTAATGACATTCTTCTCTTTCCTTTCTCAGTTTCTTGGTGACAATCAAAGGATTAATGATTCCATGGAGTTTAACACTAGCAATGGTGGATGCATTCTCTGTGTTTGTCAAACGTCCATCTCGACAAGTGCAAATGGtggcagttatagttataggCGATTGGGTAAATCCTAATCATCGATCCAATTCcaattcaaaatcccaagatctcttaATACTAACAAAATCGAAACTTAATCATGGCAGATCCTTTCGTTCTTATCACTAGCAGCTGCATGTTCAACCGCTAGTGTATCAGACTTCATGGTTACAGAAGCTGGTGATTCTTTTTGTGGCGGGAAATTGTGCAACAGGTATCAGTTATCAGCAGCCATGGCTTGCTTGTCTTGGAGTTTGTCTCTGGCCTCTGCTCTTTTTAATCTGTGGCTTCTCCCTTCTTTATGTTCTAATTTTTagacgatttttttttttttttttttttttttgccattgAAGAgttataagtaagagttttataTAGTATTGGAATTTGATATAACtggaattggaaaaaaaaaatatgtaatttGTTATGTATTTGGTTAGTTAGGAATGGTGAAATCCATCCAAAATAGGATTTTAGGAATTTCAAACGAAATTAATTTTGTGTTTATGTCAATCAATCACGTCATGAAAGTatggtgttatttgttttttttaattaaaaaattaatgaaATCAACGGAccacctctgcagtagaagagatgATAAAACGGTTGAAgtgctatttgttttttttttgacgcaaaaaattaataaaatcaacGTACCATCTCTGTAGAAGAAGAGAGATAAAATGGTTGCAGACTGTAATAACAaacgtgtttgtttttttaacatctgaaTGCTGTTGtagatataaaaaaaattaaaattaactgATTTTATAACCTGAAAATAGttttttgacaaaattgcaagaatggtccctgtggttagatCGAAATTGCCACTTTGAGCCAAATAGGCTTGGACTAGCATTAATGGTCTAAAGGTTTTCATTTTCTTGCCACTTTAGTCCAATTTACTATAAATTTTTTCATAATGACAATTTTGCCCTTGGTTTttactttttcaatgttttttaaTACCGAAAATTTAATAATACATGACATTTCAACaagaatttatgatatttcaacaaaaaaaataaagatattttagcaaaaaataatgatatttcttCAAAGAATTATCATTATTCaacataaaataaaagaaaaagaaaattcaacaagaataaacaaaaaaaaaaatatgaaataagatttcagcaatatataatcaagattcatCAAGAATTCAGAAGTTGGAAGAGGCAATACAAGTGTTACGCCAAACAGAACACGCACGGAGATTTTTTTACTCCgaagacttctaaaaaacaaacaattgCGAGATGAAAAGTGTTGCGCATGTGCAGCGTCGCACAGCAATATGATGTCTGAAGGAGTATTTTACAAAAAACAAACGACACCTAAATCTCGACTCCTACATTTTTCAGACATAAATATGACATCATAAGGCTATTAGGTATGGGTCACCATCTCCACACAAGTTTTTTTCCATATCATTTACCATGTCATTTTCAACATCACTTTATATCTACTAGGAAATACTCACCCCATCACCACACCACTTTAATTTTCACTTTAAATGTATATACAAATTAATttgatgaaaattaaatgaagaaACATGTGGCCTCCTGATCAAGTTTTGGTCCTCCACCATGCTTTGCCTCTTAGTTTCACCTCCATAACAAGAAAATGTGGTGTTAAAGGGGCGGCGTTCCGGTTGCCTCAATGGCGTGGAGGGATGACACCTCCTCCTCTACAATATATAAACCTTATACCTAGAAGCCTAAGGGTGgagtgtaacgacgtaaattttcaaaaccatttttcatttttaaatcaacctTTTATTCACAAGGTAACATAATGTATCCAATATTATCATtacaaaacatatcccagaatctcaagtaCATGAATCTTCATCAGTGTGTACATATCATGTctgcgccttcccgcgatcctcgctagtacctgaaacacataacacaacaactgtaagcataaatgcttagtgagttccccaaaataccacatacaacacatacgcccttccagacCATAACTATGtggaaccttccggtccaagtgtctcaggggacttccgtcccgaatcccgatagaccttccggtcctacccgtaccGACCTTCCGttccgtaacctcctgaccttccggtccatgtcctcttgaccttcAGGTCCATATcatattgaccttccggtccttatcatacataacatacataacacatacatatcacatatcagcatatagcacatatatctcatagcatataagaccttccggtcacacttaggtacccttccaggtacaatatagtgagaagactcacctcggatgaagaacCGCTCCTATAAACACTGCTGCCACGCACCAGcctctaactctgtgccaaacccacaattatctcgattaggagctaagtccaacctctcacttattTGGGTCTAAAGACAGCCATCTACCAGCCCACTAATGCcctaaacccattgggcccaccaaggcccaacaataaatgGGCCCTCACACGGCCCAAAACCGAACTAAaaggcaagcccaactcaagggccccaAAGCACATACATACACTTCTCTGGTCTAAGACTCTATTGCATGAAGctcaaactccaggcccaacactcgaGGCCCAAAACATAACTCAAAAGCCCACAGAAGGAGTTACGCGGGACATACCTCCttggtatgctcagcgtactcaaGCGCGCCAGGAACTGATCGGGGCCTCAACCTACTACGCCGCGTGTTATGAGACTTACGCCCATCGTAAGTCCCAGACTTATTCTTTCTCTATTTTTGGTCTGAATAGGTTAAGACATGGGCTCATATCATAGATCTAGGCTCTCTTCTgcctcttaagccataaagtcggaacctttaagcctttgcatggctataaagaccACCAACCTCTCCAAATCTTAACCTCTTTCCTCATTAAGTCCTTAACTCAAGTTTGTCCTAATATTAACAACCAAGACTgaatttttacaaacttacaacTCATAATACACTGAAATAAGGCAGATTCTAGCTTATGGAGGCCATTTTCTCATAAAgcctccatcttgggaccaaaaaccctaaaagtcgGTCCATCA includes:
- the LOC111877873 gene encoding CASP-like protein 5C3, with the protein product MEEEFPGSIGTSASLALRLGQTLFSVASLLFMCVGVQFYAYTSFCFLVTIKGLMIPWSLTLAMVDAFSVFVKRPSRQVQMVAVIVIGDWILSFLSLAAACSTASVSDFMVTEAGDSFCGGKLCNRYQLSAAMACLSWSLSLASALFNLWLLPSLCSNF